A stretch of Hydractinia symbiolongicarpus strain clone_291-10 chromosome 9, HSymV2.1, whole genome shotgun sequence DNA encodes these proteins:
- the LOC130656865 gene encoding ero1-like protein yields the protein MRTSLLFFYASITSSIAFWQVHNKKNADSCFCQLSGQVDDCCCTIDDVHQLNSIHIYPRLQNVVRRNYFRYIKLKLHRKCPFWSDHYQCALKDCSVDKCSEDELPPGLKNNHMFNNTMKEKPCSVSDAEQLLGDVDTTISPDRKESLEAWSNYDADKSFCVDLEEDAEDADWIDLLLNPEQYTGYRGESPHRIWNSIYKENCFLPEKKMRTHNDFNALFLSRTCFEKRVFYRLVSGLHTSINIHLSYKYLLSDPRLPTKPYWGPNLNEFQKRFNLEKTNGKGPHWLKNLYFTYLLTLRAVTKAAPYWKEAVFFTGDEKEDKEVKQIILELIKSSKTCRSTFDEGLMFTDETQNLNEEFRLHYQNITRIMDCVGCEKCRLWGKLQTYGIGTALKILFSSDNWEDIPVLDGKKFFLSRTEIVALFNALNKLSSSIHMVNEFKKINEKRKKKEL from the exons ATGAGaacttcattattatttttctatgcATCAATCACTTCATCTATAGCCTTCTGGCAAgtgcataacaaaaaaaatgctgacaGCTGTTTTTGTCAA TTATCAGGTCAGGTTGATGACTGCTGTTGCACAATAGATGATGTTCATCAATTAAATAGCATTCATATATACCCCCGTCTTCAGAATGTTGTCAGAAGGAATTATTTTCGATATATTAAA TTGAAACTACACAGAAAATGTCCATTTTGGTCAGATCATTACCAGTGTGCTTTAAAAGATTGTAGTGTGGACAAATGTTCAGAa GATGAATTACCACCAGGGTTAAAG AACAATCATATGTTTAACAACACAATGAAAGAAAAACCA TGTTCAGTTTCTGATGCAGAGCAACTACTTGGTGATGTTGATACAACTATAAG TCCTGATCGAAAGGAGTCGTTGGAAGCCTGGTCAAACTATGATGCAGACAAAAGTTTTTGTGTAGATTTGGAAG aGGACGCTGAGGATGCTGATTGGATTGACTTGTTGCTGAATCCAGAGCAGTATACTGGCTACCGAGGTGAAAGTCCACATCGCATATGGaatagtatatacaaagaaaattgtttcttaccagaaaaaaaaatgCGAACGCACAACGATTTCAACGCACTGTTTTTGTCAAGAACTTGTTTTGAAAAACGTGTGTTTTACCGTCTGGTTTCTGGCTTGCATACTAGTATTAATATTCATCTGTCTTATAAATATTTACTGAGTGATCCAAGATTACCTACAAAACCTTATTGGGGTCCAAACTTGAATGAATTCCAAAAGAGatttaatttagaaaaaacaaatggAAAGG gACCTCACTGGTTAAAGAATTTGTATTTTACCTATTTGCTTACATTGCGAGCTGTCACAAAAGCAGCGCCATATTGGAAGGAAGCTGTGTTTTTTACTGGAGATGAAAAAGAGGATAAAGAAGTGAAACAAATCATTTTAGAATTAATCAAATCATCAAA AACATGTCGAAGTACATTTGATGAAGGTTTGATGTTTACTGATGAAACTCAAAATTTGAAT GAAGAATTTCGTTTGCATTACCAAAATATAACTAGAATTATGGATTGTGTTGGATGCGAAAAGTGTAGACTATGGGGAAAATTACAA acATATGGCATTGGAACTGCTTTGAAGATTTTATTCTCTTCTGACAATTGGGAAGACATCCCTGTGTTAGATggcaaaaaattctttttaagtcGGACAGAAATAGTAGCTCTGTTTAATGCACTTAATaa GCTATCAAGCAGTATTCACATggtaaatgaatttaaaaaaatcaacgagaaaagaaaaaagaaagaattataA